Part of the Acidimicrobiia bacterium genome is shown below.
TGCATCCGCGCCGCCAAGCCCGGTGCGACCACCCTCGACGTCGACGCGGCCGCCCGCGACGTGATCGACCGGCGCAACGCCCGCTCGAACTTCCTCGGGTACCACGGCTTTCCCGCCGTGGTGTGTACGTCTCCCAACGACGTGATCGTGCACGGCATCCCCAGTGCCGATGTGAAGCTCGAGGACGGCGACATCCTCTCCATCGACTGCGGCGCCATCATCGAGGGCTGGCACGCCGACGCCGCCGTGACCGTGCCGATCGGCGACATCGACGACGAGTCGCAGCGGCTCATCGAGGTGACGCGAGCGTCGCTCGAAGCGGCGATCGAGCAGGTGGTCGAAGGTCACCGCCTGGGTGACGTTGGCGCCGCGGTCGAGGGCAAGGCCGAGGCCGCGGGCTTCACCGTCGTGCGCGAGTACGTGGGCCACGGCATCGGTACCGCGATGCACGAGGAGCCGCAGATCCCGAACTACGGACCAGCCGGTCGCGGGATGAAGCTCAAGGAAGGCCACGTGCTCGCGATCGAGCCGATGGTCAACGCCGGCGGCCCCGAGACCGAAGTGCTCGACGACGGCTGGACCGTCATCACGCGCGACGGCCGCCGTTCCGCGCACTTCGAGCACACCATCGCCGTCACCGACCACGGCCCCGAGGTCCTGACACTCCCCCGGTAGTACCGTCTCCGCATCGGCGGCGGGGCCGCTTTCGGTGGGGTTTGGACATGGGCAGAGTTCGGGCGCGTTCCAAGGTTTGTACTTTCGTGGTGCTCGTCGCGGTCGTGACGGCGGTACTGGTGCCGCTCGCGGCCGTTCCAGCGTCCGCCGGGGTGATCATCAGCGTTCCGGGCGCCCACGCGACAATTCAAGAGGCCATCGACGCGGCCGTGAACGGAAACACGGTCGTCGTCGACGACGGCACGTATGACGAGAACATCACCTTCTTCGGCAAGGCGATCGAGGTCCGCAGCGTTACTGGATCCGACAACACCGTTCTTCATGGAAGCGTGACCTTCGAGGACGGAGAAACGAATGCGTCCGTGCTCCGGGGATTCACGATCCAGAACACGTCGAATGCGATCACCCTCGAGAGCGCGTCGCCGACGATCACCGAAAACGTCATCGTCGGAAACTCAAAGGCAGTCACGTCCATCGGGAGCACCGCTGCTCCGATGATCATCGACAACGTCATTGCTGACAACTTTGTCTGTGGAGGTACTCCGGGCATCACGATGACTGGTGGCGGGATCATCCGAGACAACCTCATTCTCGACAACTTTGTGACATGTAGCACGGGTCTCGGCGGAGGAATCAGCATCCCGTTGGGATCTGGCGCGCTCATCGAGGGAAACCTGATTGCCGGGAACTACGCCATTGCAGGTGGCGGTATCGACGTCAGAGCTGGTGCGGACAACGTAACGATCAAGGACAACGTCATCGTCGCGAACGCCGCAGACTTCGGTAACGGTGGAGGACTCAGCATCACCGATTCGCGTAACGCCGTGGTGGTGCAGAACCTTGTGGCATTCAACGACGGAGGCGGGATCACGCTGAGCCCGGATGGCAACGGTCCCCTCACCACAGGCCTCGTGCTCGTGAACAACACCACCGGTGACAACTTCGGGTTCGACTTCTTCGGCAACCCGGTCCCTGGCATCCAGTCGCACAGGAACGACTTGGGCTTTCCGAAGTTCTACAACAACATCGCCAGCGATGGACTTACGTGCACGGGCGACCACTCCGGCGGCACGTTCTTCTCCAACAACTTCCTTCCGTTCTTGGGGGGAGTGTGCCGCCCCCAGTTGGGTACGAACGGAAATATCGAGTTGAACCCGAAGTTCCGCAATCCAGACGACCTTGATTACGCATTGAGATCGGACTCCCCATCCAGGGACACCGGAAACGGCTCCCCTCCGAACCCTCCATCCCTACCGGCGACCGACATCACGGGGCGCTCACGCGTTGTGAACGGAACAGTTGACCAAGGCGCGATCGAGTTCTACATCCCGAAGGGCGCGTCCGAACCTGAGGTGTGGGACCCCGCGCCGGAGGTCCTTCGGAAGGATCTCCCGCCGGGCGTATTCACGACCGGCGGCGCGTCCGTCGGTGCCGCGGCACCGGGCCCGGCCGCAGCGAGCTCGCCGAGCGTGAAGTCTGAGCCCACCATCCTCGCCACCGTTACCGATCCGACGACGCTGTCCGCGCGACGCCAGGCAATGCGGAACGCGAGATGGCGAGCCCGTCACGCGCATCCGAAGTTGGGCTGACCGACCGTCGCAGCTGTGAGTCAGCCAGTTGCGAGCACCGCGCGCAAGGCGTCGTCAAGCGCCCAAGTCTCTTCTGCGGTGAGGTGACCGACGCGGCGGCCGAGGCGGGTGGGGTCGATCGCGCGGGTCTGATCGGTCAGGACGCGGGTGCGCTCGCCGGCCACCGAGATCTCGGGGCGCCACCAGACGCCTCGGGCCTGCGTCGAGGTCGGGGCGACGAGCACCGTGGAGAGCACACTCAGCTCATCGGTCTGGATC
Proteins encoded:
- the map gene encoding type I methionyl aminopeptidase, coding for MITRKTADQIALMRRAGKVVAEMHEECIRAAKPGATTLDVDAAARDVIDRRNARSNFLGYHGFPAVVCTSPNDVIVHGIPSADVKLEDGDILSIDCGAIIEGWHADAAVTVPIGDIDDESQRLIEVTRASLEAAIEQVVEGHRLGDVGAAVEGKAEAAGFTVVREYVGHGIGTAMHEEPQIPNYGPAGRGMKLKEGHVLAIEPMVNAGGPETEVLDDGWTVITRDGRRSAHFEHTIAVTDHGPEVLTLPR
- a CDS encoding type II toxin-antitoxin system PemK/MazF family toxin, encoding MTRGDVHELRLRRGVGHEQHGRRFGVVIQTDELSVLSTVLVAPTSTQARGVWWRPEISVAGERTRVLTDQTRAIDPTRLGRRVGHLTAEETWALDDALRAVLATG
- a CDS encoding right-handed parallel beta-helix repeat-containing protein; translation: MVLVAVVTAVLVPLAAVPASAGVIISVPGAHATIQEAIDAAVNGNTVVVDDGTYDENITFFGKAIEVRSVTGSDNTVLHGSVTFEDGETNASVLRGFTIQNTSNAITLESASPTITENVIVGNSKAVTSIGSTAAPMIIDNVIADNFVCGGTPGITMTGGGIIRDNLILDNFVTCSTGLGGGISIPLGSGALIEGNLIAGNYAIAGGGIDVRAGADNVTIKDNVIVANAADFGNGGGLSITDSRNAVVVQNLVAFNDGGGITLSPDGNGPLTTGLVLVNNTTGDNFGFDFFGNPVPGIQSHRNDLGFPKFYNNIASDGLTCTGDHSGGTFFSNNFLPFLGGVCRPQLGTNGNIELNPKFRNPDDLDYALRSDSPSRDTGNGSPPNPPSLPATDITGRSRVVNGTVDQGAIEFYIPKGASEPEVWDPAPEVLRKDLPPGVFTTGGASVGAAAPGPAAASSPSVKSEPTILATVTDPTTLSARRQAMRNARWRARHAHPKLG